The following is a genomic window from Penaeus vannamei isolate JL-2024 chromosome 27, ASM4276789v1, whole genome shotgun sequence.
GCATttaacaaacgcaaaaaaaaaaaaaaaaaaaaaaatgatataacccACATTGTCTGAGATGAAAATTCTCATCCAATtaattttctgtttgtgtttcacTTGCGTTACTCTGCTGCAGTTGAAAAGTTGGCGTCAGTGGCATCTGTGtcctcttgtgtgcgtgtgtgtgtgtgtgttttctcttgttttttgtcgtttttttcttcttccctccccctcttttgtgtgtctttttctgtttgaaaaatattttttggcctttatttccatttcttcttgtatttatttcttttttcatcattttatgttttgttttcttttctttctcttatcgcattttattattttattttctttcgtttcgtttcttgtTTTCAGTGCTTTCTCTTCtggtactttctttttttcttttcattttcttttcctttttcttttcttttcctttcctcttctttttctttcttcttctcctattttcctttttttctttttctctcacaccctttcttttcttcctctctttattgctTAGTcgttcttcttttgttgtttcttctgATCTCCATTACTGCTCGATGCTTGTCTTTGCAAATGGTTTTACATGCACCTCCAGCtggcgaaatgaaaaaaaaaaaaaaaaaaaaaaaaaaaaaaaaaaaaaaaaaaaaaaaaaaaaaaaataaaataaaataaaaaataaaatccagaTGTTATTGCAAATTATTCTGACCGGATGCTGCAAATTCTCGTTAACGCTGGGAATTTATTGTCCGTGATGCATTATGTGTGACTTTAGCAGCTGTTTCGTTCCGACTCGAATGGAGATGGCGCTGCTCATTAACTGTTTAGAGCTTATTAAATATGGTTGAATCTGTGATCAAACAATGGCTTTTATGGCGTGATAGTTTTGATTTAGTTCTGTTGTATGAAATATTTTTTGAAAGAGATGTATGGTTTTTGATTGTAGGTTGGGTGATCTGTTCGACGCTTTCTCTGTAAAATGGAGATTTTATTATGAGTATGACAAAGGAAGGCAGATAAAGATGGTGTTGAGTAGAGTAAATAATTtccatgcatatatctatatgtatgtgtgtatatatatatatatatatatatatatatatatatatatatatatatatatatatatatatacacacacgcacacacgcacacacacacacacacacacacacacacacacacacacacacacacacacacacacacacacacacacgcacacacacacacacacacacacacacatacacacatacacacacacacacacacacacacacacacacacacacacacacacacacaaacacacacacacacacacacacatataaatatatatatatatatatatatatatatatatatatatatatatatatatatatatatgtatatatgtatatatgaatacacacacacacacacacacacacacacacacacacacacatatatatatatatatatatatatatatatatatatatatatatatatatatatatatataaacatgtatttcacAAAAATTCAAGTAATTCAGGTCATCTCGAGAAGGGCAATCTAATATTTCCAACAGATCATAAAACTGCATACCATTAACACATAAAATCTCGATGATCATTATTCATTTCCTCTAAAGAAATTACCTCaaggaatgaaaacaaacatCATATCAGTTTAATACTCGGGTTAATGTTAAATCCATCTATAtgcaaatgaattaattaattttgATCTTCTCAAatcatttatccatttcttttaccctttctctGTGCTTGCTGTGGAGACGCATCTAAGATCTCAAGTTTACTGTATCAAATATGgaggaaaaaaattgaataagAATTGATAATGTCACAGGAGAAGCAGTAGATTAATGCTTCCAGGTCTCATTTTAAGAATTTCAAATATGTTGGATAGAAGCGCTAATGATACATCGTATTTTGTCCAACGTACATTACTGATGGtgagataaaagtaaagaaatgacaaatgataatacatatatgttcatatatatatatatatatatatatgtatatatatatatatatatatatatgtctgtatatatatatatatctatatatatatatatatctatatatacttatatatttatatatatatatatatgtatatatatatatatatatatatatatatatatatatatatacatacatatatatatatatatatatatatatatatatatatatatatatataagtgtatatatatatgtatatatatgtatatatatatatatatattattacatggcTGCCCATCGACCATCGACCTGTGCATGATCGTCAACTAATTACATGACCTCTGCATGACCTCACATCGCTTCGCTCCGACTGCGACGGACTGACGGGACTCGGAATACGTGGACGAGACATAAGGGGTTCGGTCGGGTTCGGGTTTCGGTCTAGTCAACTCAGAATAGGATTgtatgggggtgagggcgaatgaggggtagaacgaccttggacggactggtggaaagaggtgactatggctggtcggtggtcggcggAGCCGGGTTGTGGTTTACTATAATTTACGTTAATATTTGTAAGTTAACCTTATTTGATACCCtgtattatgttatgtttatttctatatgaatattattttgtgtgtgtgttgaagtgaatatatgtttgtggatgaagtgatattctattttgttatccggtgattggtgaaaatataagtgaatcataaagtggctttatactccctactttacatacttactttatattactaaaaatctacaatactttaaaaagggaatctaaaaggaaatgataaatgatagaaagttgtgtacaataagattgatataacatagtaaataaacacgtggaacataataagtgatgattaattagtaattataacaaggcttgaaaagaagaactagtatataaatatctaattactagtatataaattactaatgattgataacatcattgttaatattaccgttaagataaacaagcaggagatattacagcagcatataagaacatacgtacttctgagtggactatgagcttggaattaagagaaacaaaagtatatttatattgtattacgcTTGACACCAAATCATATCAACCTAGATTGGGTTCTGTTATGCGCCCTGTTCTGCAACAACCGGTGTCATTGTTAAAGAACGAAAGCTACGTAACAAAATTGGGGGGCCTGACCGGGATACTTTTGTTTcattaagtataataataaagatgctatATCATGTAAATGATTGCTGAAATACATTTATTATAACTTTGTAAAAGTGGGAGTAATATTTTCAAGATGCCTTTTGACATGGAACAATTCTTCGAGTCTCCTACAGTGGAGGCTCTGATGGATTTGAGAAAGACTGATTTGATAAAAGTTGCTGAAAAGATTGAATTTAGTGTAAGGAGAGGTTCATTTAAATTTCAGATTAGGAATGAGTTGATTAAGTATATGGTAGATGATGGGTTATTAGATGACAGCGCACTTGAATACGTCGAAAATGACAGCGATATGGTTAGGATAAAAGAGCTTGAGCTACAGAACGAATACCGAATGCGTGAGTTAGAAGTGcgtcagagagagaacgagtgtcgTATGCGTGaactagacatagagagagaaatcaaattaAAGGAGTTAGAGCTCAGAGGGGCCTCACCCGCTGCTGTGCCGTTTAACATAACTGCTAACGCAAAATTGGTTCCCCCATTTCAAGAGAATGCTGTTGACAATTACTTTCGATATTTTGAGAAAATAGCAATTAGTTCTGATTGGCCAAAAGAACAATGGACGGTACTGCTTCAATCTGTCCTCACTGGTAAAGCTCAAGAAATTTACATGTCAATGTCCGTGACGGATTCTCGTGACTATGATAAAGTAAAGACGGCTGTGTTAAAGGGATACGAGTTGGTGCCGGAGGCCTACCGCTTAAAGTTCCGTAATCTGCGGAAAAGGGACAATCAGAGCTTTTTAGATTTTGCCAGAGAGAAAGATGGCTTGCTTGCTCGTtggtgtgagagtgagaaagtagataatgattgtgataaactATATCAACTGATTCTTGTAGAAGAATTTAAGAAATGTCTACCTGACCGCATTAAGATGTATTTAAATGAAAACAGGGTAAAGGTGTTAGATGAAGCTGCCAGAATGGCAGAGGATTATGCTTTGATCCACAGAAATGTTGAGGGTCCAAAGAGTACTGTAAAACCACAACCCACTCCCCTGACAGGTAAGAATGAATTTAAAGGTGATAAGAGAGAGACCGCCAGTCCTGGTCATAACTCCAGTTATGATATAAAGAAATCAGTTAGATGCTTTAATTGCAAGTTGTTGGGTCATACTATCAGCAATTGCTGGTTCTTAAAAGAGAAGTCCAAGGACGTTCCCGTAGCTCTTGCCAGTACTAGATTTAAGGATGTAAAAAGTCCAGTAGAAGTCAATTTGCtttctgatacatatatatttagaaatgtaAGTGATGAATTCAAGCCGTTTTGCTCAGAAGGAAGTGTATCCCTGGTTGGTGATGAAAGTGGTGAGAAGCCTATCGTAATATTAAGAGATACAGCGGCGTTACAGTCACTGCTCTTGGAAGGTGTATTGCCACTAGCGGGGAAGACTTCGGACGCGAGTGTCGTCATAGCCGGTATTGAGTGTGGGCATCTGATTGCCCCGTTACATAAGGTTCATCTCAAATCTCATTTCTGTGATAAAGAAGTAACTGTGGGGGTGGTACCTAAATTACCCATAGAAGGTGTATCATTTATATTGGCAAATGACTTGGCAGGAGAGAAGGTATTTGCTAAACCCCAAATTAATGTAGCAATTCTAAGTACTCCAGACATAAACGACGGTGAACAGCTTGCAGAAGAAGACATGGGCATGTTCCCTGCCTGCGCGGTCACGAGGACCATGCGGGAGGCAAGGCGTGTCGGGCACGACCTTCCCACGGTAGCTCGTGCGAGTCAGTGCGTACGTAATAAGGACAAGGTATGTGGTAATGGAAATGACGTGAGAGGTGACGAAAGAACTTCATTGCTATGCCACGAGACTGATGCTGGTGACGACAAGCTAAGTGTCTTCCTCGTTGATAAAGGGAAGCTTATAGATCAGCAAAAATGTGACGCAGAATTGTGTAAGATTGCTGAATTAGCTGGGTCAGAAACTGATGCGTCAGATATACCTGCAGCTTATTATAGAAAAGGTGGCGTCTTGATGAGAAAATGGAGGCCTCGTCACGTGGGTGCGGGAGACGAGTGGCACGTGGTACACCAGGTCGTTGTCCCAGCACCTTACAGGTCACAGATCCTGAGTCTTGCTCACGATTCACCATTGTCGGGTCATATGGGTATTAACAAAACATGCAGAAAAATAATGAACCATTTCTATTGGCCGGGGTTACGTAGAGATGTTGTGAATTATTGTAAATCGTGTCATCAGTGCCAGGTCGTGGGAAAGCCTAACCAGAAGATCCCTGTAGCGCCTTTATATCCGATTCCTGTGATCTCTGAGCCTTTTAGTCACGTAATTATAGACTGTGTTGGCCCGCTTCCCAAGACAAAATCCGGTAATAATTACCTCCTCACCATCATGTGTTCTTCCACTCGATATCCTGAGGCGATCCCGTTGCGTAAGATAAGTAGCAAGGCAATAATCAAAGAACTCACGAATTTTTTCTGTACATACGGGTTACCGAGGGTGATCCAGTCCGACCAAGGCAGTAACTTCCTCTCTAAGGCGTTCCAGGCAGCCATGCGACGGATGGGCGTACGACATCAAGTGTCAAGCGCCTACCACCCAGAGTCGCAGGGCGCGCTGGAGAGATTCCACCAGACGTTGAAAAACATGGTACGCATTTACTGTCATGAGACGGATGACCAGTGGGATGAAATGGTTCCGCTGTTGTTGTTTGCTGCTAGAGAGTATGTGCAGGATACTCTGGGATTTAGCCCATTTGAGCTTGTGTTCGGCCATGAGGTAAGAGGTCCACTAAAGATGTTGAAAGAAAGATggttagatgatgataataggtctGATATATTGAACCATGTAATGGACTTTAGATTAAAACTCCACAGGGTATGTGAACTGGCAAGAGCGAACCTCGGTGAGGCCCAGAGACGGATGAAGACGCGGTACGACAGAGATGCTTTGTCACGATCCTTTTCACCTGGAGAAAGAGTACTGGTCTTCCTTCCCGTCCCTGGGCAGTCACTGAAGGCGCGTTATTTTGGACCATGTACCGTGGAGAAAAAGCTAAGTGACCTGAATTATGTAATTCAGACTCCCGGTAAGCGTAAACAGTCACGACTTTGCCATATTAATCAGATTAAGAAATATGTAGAACGCAATAAACGGCCTATAGAAGAATGTAGGGATGGCAATGCAGTCATGGTGAATGATGTGatgaatgttattaatgatggCGAGAAAGATGAAGATCCCCTTGTTGATGTGCCTCACTCTAAATTAATGAATTCAGATATtcttaataatctaaaaaataagtTTTCTCATCTAGATTCTTCGAAACAGCAACAGCTGAATAACTTGCTTTtggatttttcttgtttgttttctgatGTTCCGGGTCGGACGAATTTAATgcatcatgatattgatattggtgataatggcccagtgaagcaacatccttacagagTAAATCCAACAAAAGGTAAGCAGATGAGAGATGAGGTCCGGTATATGTTGGAAAACAAAATCATTGAGCCCAGTGTTAGTGCTTGGAGTTCCCCATGCATACTAGTGCCCAAGGCTGATGGTGGAATTCGCTTCTGCACGGATTTTCGGAAGGTAAATACGCTGACGAGGGATGATTCTTATCCTATACCTCGTATTGATGACTGCATTGACCAGGTGGGTAAGGCCAAATATGTAACAAAGATAGACATGTTAAAAGGGTACTGGCAAATCCCCATGACAGAGAGGGTAAAAGAAATCTCTGCATTTGTAACGCCAGATGGACTCTTTCAATACTGTGTAATGCCGTTTGGTTTAAAAACAGCTCCCGCAACCTTCCAGCGTTTAATCAACGGTCTAATTTCAGGATTAGATGGATGTAAAGCTTATCTGGATGACATAATAATTTAGTGACAACTGGGTGGAACATCTGGAGAGGCTGCAGGCACTGTTTGAGAGGCTCTCGGCAGCTAACCTATCGGTAAACCTTGCCAAGAGTGACTTTGCGCATGCGCATGTAACTTACCTGGGATATGAAGTTGGTCAAGGACAGGTCAAGCCTTTGAATAGCAAGATTCATGCAATAGATAAGTACCCAGCGCCCAAGGCCAAGAGAGAGGTGATGAGGTTTCTTGGCATGGCTGGCTACTATAGGAGGTTTGTGATGAATTTTTCTGATATTGTTGCCCCATTAacagatttattaaagaaaggaGTTAAGTTCATTTGGTCAGATTCATGTGAAAAAGCATTTAAAACAGTCAAAGCTATGCTGATATCTTCACCCATCCTCATCTCGCCTGACTTTGAGAAGGGTTTCATCCTGTATGTAGACGCTAGTGACACGGGTGCTGGGGCTGTGTTATGTCAGGCTGATGCAGCTGGCGTTGATCATCCGGTGTGTTATTTCTCCAAGAAATTTAATAAGCATCAGAGAAATTACTCTACAGTAGAGAAAGAAACTCTTGCTTTGATATTAGCTTTGAGGcactttgaaatttatttatatCCTACAAAGGAAGCTGTAAAGATTTATACAGACCATAATCCATTAACTTTCATCTCTAAAATGAGCTGTAAGAATCAGAGGATTCTGAGGTGGAGTTTAGAGCTTCAGAAATACAACCTCAGTGTTAACCAcatcagaggaaaagaaaatgtactgGCTGATGCTTTGTCACGTAGGTAAGCAAAGCATATAGATTGCAAAGTTGTAAATTGTAATAGATGTCTGATCTTATATTACAGATTTTCTAATCTATCTTTGTTTTGCACCAGCTAAGTTCCTCTGTCTCCTAAACCAATTATACGTCAGATCAGGTGATGTGCTATTTAATTTAAATACTTAATTGAATAAGAAGTGAATGGGCAGAGTGATATGCTCTACATAATgcatcatatgaaatatatatacatttaaataaaaagaaagtaatacttctttttcttttaaggaggGAGGTATTACATGGCTGCCCATCGACCATCGACCTGTGCATGATCGTCAACTAATTACATGACCTCTGCATGACCTCACATCGCTTCGCTCCGACTGCGACGGACTGACGGGACTCGGAATACGTGGACGAGACATAAGGGGTTCGGTCGGGTTCGGGTTTCGGTCTAGTCAACTCAGAATAGGATTgtatgggggtgagggcgaaTGAGGGGTAGAACGACCTTGGACGGACTGGTGGAAAGAGGTGACTATGGCTGGTCGGTGGTCGACGGAGCCGGGTTGTGGTTTACTATAATTTACGTTAGTATTTGTAAGTTAACCTTATTTGATACCCtgtattatgttatgtttatttctatatgaatattattttgtgtgtgttgaagtgaatatatgtttgtggatgaagtgatattctattttgttatccggtgattggtgaaaatataagtgaatcataaagtggctttatactccctactttacatacttactttatattactaaaaatctacaatactttaaaaagggaatctaaaaggaaatgataaatgatagaaagttgtgtacaataagattaatataacatagtaaataaacacgtggaacataataagtgatgattaattagtaattataacaaggcttgaaaagaagaactagtatataaatatctaattactagtatataaattactaatgattgataacatcattgttaatattaccgttaagataaacaagcaggagatattacagcagcatataagaacatacgtacttctgagtggactatgagcttggaattaagagaaacaaaagtatatttatattgtattacgcttgacaccaaatcatatcaacctagattgggttctgttatgcgccctgttctgcaacaaccggtgtcattgttaaagaacgaaagctacgtaacaatatatatatacatatatatatatatatatatatatatatatatatatatatatatatatatgtatacgtgcacacgcacacgcacacgcacacgcacacgcacacgcacgcacgcacacacgcacgcacaaaacacacacacacacacattataataataatgatattaacaataatgttgataatgataataatgacagtggtaataataaaacacaGACAATGctaaatcattaaaataacaacagcaataataatagttatgtttACAAACATTTTCTAAGAAAGTAGGAAAAATTATTTATTGCATCTGacgcacattaaaaaaaaaaaaaaactattacagaGACGATAATTTTATTTTGTCAGTTTCCCTTCGGTTTCTGAGCCATAACATATGAGACAGATCGAGGAAAATATCAAATAAGCTGCTACCTATAGAAGTTATATCCCGTATAACCATTCGACTGTTATAAGTCCTAAAATCACTAGCGATATGGAATATAAAGATTTTCACTTTTTACTTTTGCTTCTTATTCATTTTgcgattacttttttttttttttacatctttttcattgctttttttattactttatctttattttgatattatcaataaatgGAGGACAAGAGATCCTTTTCAAGTGTTAGAGAGCGTGCGTGTAAAATAGAGCGAAAATGATGCGCGTCTGATTCGCTGCAGATGTGCGGGTCTATGTTCCAGAGATAATACTGGAGTCCTTTGTGGCAGAAACGCCATCTATTCGTCATTAGTAGACTCAGCTTCAGGCATTTCCAGTAATTATTTTGCAAGGCCTCCTCCTTACCTCATGAATGATGCCATTATTCATGAGATCTGTTCGTGTCTAACGGGTTGCGCGCCCTGTGCTCGATGTGAACGAGGCTGGCCGACAGGGACCATGAGTGTAAGAATGAATATCTGTTGTAATTTAAAAGAGATAATGTGGGTTTAAATGGCCTGCGATGAATTCATATTTGTGACGCTATCGAATCTCACTGATGAGCGAATGCGTTTGAGCCTTCTTctacttgtgtgtgcgtatatatgtatgcatgtatgcgctcacacacgcacacgcatatagatagatagatgtctgggatatgtgtgtgtgagttgtgtgatatgtgtgtgtttgtgtgtgtgtgtgtttgtttgtgtgcgtgcgtgcatgtgtctgtatgtatgtatgttgtgtgtgtgtatgcgtgtgtgtttacgtgcatgtgtgtgtgtaaatgaatataattaCACACCATACATTATTCAAAACAATTCAAATCCAGGCAAAAACACCAATACGTTtacaaactaataaacaaaaaagCATACCAATCCAACATATATGCTTACTCGTGGCAGAATCATAAAGATGAATTCTAAACCAAATACCTCAAACGCGGTTGGCTGCCGAAGCTAACAGGGAAATGCGAGCAGAATCTTTGTAAACAATTAATACCGCATCTTGCTTCCGTATGCGGCTGAGCGAATATATTTTTCTCTAACAAAACAATTAAAAGGATAGCGTGCGGAATCCCTACATAAGAAAgaagttaaaaagagagagaaagagcaaaatacGACAacaaaatcctgaaataaaagatggatgaaaaaggaaaacaaaaaaacgattTATCCAAACAGCTTGAGCGAATCACTGGGAAATATTTGGTATGCAACGGATTCTGGACCTGAGCGGGAATGCATGGACTACACAATGTGGCAAATAACAATTGTCCTGACGAGTACATGGCCGGCGGGGAGGCTTATAAAGTGAAGGGCGGAAAGCGCATCAAAATGACCCGGATGGaagaattaatgtttttttttttatgattgttacttttattttctttcttgtgtatGAAACTGTTGCGGTGGTAAGGATCAGAGGAATTCATACTCTTgtgagccagacacacacacacagacacacacacacacacacacacacacacacacacacacacacacacacacacacacacacacacacacacacacacacacacacgcacacacacacacacacactctctctctcacacacacacacgcacacacacacacatgcacacacacacgcacacacacacacacacacacacacacacacacacacacacacatatgtatatatatatatatatatatatgtatatatatatatatatatatatatatatatatatatatatatatatatatatatatatatatatatatatacatgcacacacaaacacacacacatcccacacacgcacacacacacacacacacatatatatatatatatatatatatatatatatatatatatatatatatatatatacatacatacatatatatatatatatatatatatatatatatatatatatatatatatatatatatgtatgtatatatatatatgcatatgtatacatacgtacatagatacatacatacatacatacatatatatatatatatatatatatatatatatatatatatatatatatatatatacatatatatattcattgctgTGGacattcttctttcttacttgtaTAATGAGCATACACATTGTGTTGTCTCGCCTGTGCTAGGTTGTAATAACATGTGATTTATATTCTCAGCATATTGGCATGAGTGATGATACGTCTGACGTTATTTGCTAATGCTGATATATGGCCCGGCTTGAGAATAATGAAACCGGCAAGTTTGCAACTGTgcaatgtgaatatgtgtatacgtttctcatttttcctttctcattaatGGTTTGGCATAAACAGTACTTAGAGTAATTAGAGTAGGAGGAAATACGGCTGCTAATCCATTCACAGAATTGCTCGTTAGTTTTGCAAAATTCTGGAGTTATGTTACACCGATTTAGCTTCCGTGGGTAATATTCTGAAATGCTCCGAGTTGTccttgtggttgttattgtcattgttattgcaatgGTAGCTTGTGgtacaagtagtagtaatagttttagCTGTTgtttcgtcttcttgttcttaatcttcttatatgtatatatatatatatatatatatatatatatatatatatatatatatatatatatatatatatatatatatatatatatacatacacacacacatttatttttatatttgtttatctataatcTTATTGGCAAAACGAAAATTACATTTTCTGAAGTTTCTTTGCTTACTATTTAGTCTCATTTCGAAAGGGTAGGATTCTTTACTAAATACACCAAAATGCAATGGAAATTCCATAGAAAATATGAGACATTCTAATTTActtttgttcatattattatattcataaatataatttcAGTTGAAACATCCTCTCAGACATCGAGCTTACAAATACTCAGAACTTGCAACTGACGGTGCATGTCCCAAGGTTTCATTCATATTTCTAGTAGTATTACAATATAAAGTAAACAATTAAATGTACATACCAAACGAAACCCACGCTATCCCAGGTCACACTATCAAACCACCATCACCCGATAGCAACatatcttaccccccccccctcccgagagtGAAGGCCCCTGTAATGAGGTCAAGACGTTGATTAGCCCCAGACGTTTCTAAAGACCGTTCGTCTATGATGGAGTCAAGTCAAAGCCGGGTGTTAGCATGTCAAGAAGCGTCGCGAAGGCACTCGCTTCGGAAACTGCGCTCGCCAAGGGGGTTATTCTCGTCTGTAATTGGCTTGCGTCTCGCTCCTATTTTCGGCTGTTCTGGGGCATAGAGAGCTGGGTTCATTGGTATAGGCAAAGGAGGTGAGTGATCTTATTGATTATGGCTTTGATTATATGAACTGCGGTCATATACGTAGATTATATTTCTCTCGGTAAGTATATCTATTTACTCATTCtctcagtatatgtgtgtgtctgtgtactgttgcattgtacatatacatatatatatatatatatatatatatatatatatatatatatatatatatatatatatatatatatatatataatacacacacacacacatatatacatatatacatatacacatttgaatatatatatatatatatgttaatacacatACGTGTCACGATGCCATACCCAGCTTTATTTAGTTGATGTAGCAAGTGCAGAATCTTTTTGCTAAAACTGAATATCCCAGCAGTAAGTCAGTGCTCTCTTTATACATCTCAAATTACACAGGATTTTGTATAtactattgtattttttatggATTGGCTCACCATTGAGGATCTACTTATAGGCCTTTATGAAATCAGTACATAATtcataatatctataaatatacgtctataaatatacttacatatgttcatacatttaagtatatacatatgcctgtatgaatttgatattttcatatatttttttaatgcttCCCTTtgatccccttttcctttttacatacatacacacacacacacacacacacacacacacacacacacacacacacacacacacacacacacacacacacacatatatatatatatatatatatatatatatatatatatatatatatatatat
Proteins encoded in this region:
- the LOC138866907 gene encoding uncharacterized protein, whose amino-acid sequence is MPFDMEQFFESPTVEALMDLRKTDLIKVAEKIEFSVRRGSFKFQIRNELIKYMVDDGLLDDSALEYVENDSDMVRIKELELQNEYRMRELEVRQRENECRMRELDIEREIKLKELELRGASPAAVPFNITANAKLVPPFQENAVDNYFRYFEKIAISSDWPKEQWTVLLQSVLTGKAQEIYMSMSVTDSRDYDKVKTAVLKGYELVPEAYRLKFRNLRKRDNQSFLDFAREKDGLLARWCESEKVDNDCDKLYQLILVEEFKKCLPDRIKMYLNENRVKVLDEAARMAEDYALIHRNVEGPKSTVKPQPTPLTGKNEFKGDKRETASPGHNSSYDIKKSVRCFNCKLLGHTISNCWFLKEKSKDVPVALASTRFKDVKSPVEVNLLSDTYIFRNVSDEFKPFCSEGSVSLVGDESGEKPIVILRDTAALQSLLLEGVLPLAGKTSDASVVIAGIECGHLIAPLHKVHLKSHFCDKEVTVGVVPKLPIEGVSFILANDLAGEKVFAKPQINVAILSTPDINDGEQLAEEDMGMFPACAVTRTMREARRVGHDLPTVARASQCVRNKDKVCGNGNDVRGDERTSLLCHETDAGDDKLSVFLVDKGKLIDQQKCDAELCKIAELAGSETDASDIPAAYYRKGGVLMRKWRPRHVGAGDEWHVVHQVVVPAPYRSQILSLAHDSPLSGHMGINKTCRKIMNHFYWPGLRRDVVNYCKSCHQCQVVGKPNQKIPVAPLYPIPVISEPFSHVIIDCVGPLPKTKSGNNYLLTIMCSSTRYPEAIPLRKISSKAIIKELTNFFCTYGLPRVIQSDQGSNFLSKAFQAAMRRMGVRHQVSSAYHPESQGALERFHQTLKNMVRIYCHETDDQWDEMVPLLLFAAREYVQDTLGFSPFELVFGHEVRGPLKMLKERWLDDDNRSDILNHVMDFRLKLHRVCELARANLGEAQRRMKTRYDRDALSRSFSPGERVLVFLPVPGQSLKARYFGPCTVEKKLSDLNYVIQTPGKRKQSRLCHINQIKKYVERNKRPIEECRDGNAVMVNDVMNVINDGEKDEDPLVDVPHSKLMNSDILNNLKNKFSHLDSSKQQQLNNLLLDFSCLFSDVPGRTNLMHHDIDIGDNGPVKQHPYRVNPTKGKQMRDEVRYMLENKIIEPSVSAWSSPCILVPKADGGIRFCTDFRKVNTLTRDDSYPIPRIDDCIDQVGKAKYVTKIDMLKGYWQIPMTERVKEISAFVTPDGLFQYCVMPFGLKTAPATFQRLINGLISGLDGCKAYLDDIII